The Moorena producens PAL-8-15-08-1 genomic interval CAAGAGCCTATTCTCCAACCCAAAACTAAGGCGACGACTCAAAGGTTTTAGGATCGTTGCTCTGCGCCTACCTCCCAACTTTTTGTACTTGCTTTTGAAATAGCTATTTTCGGTTAAATTCCACTTTTCAAGCAGGTGATTTAGACTCTTTAAAGTCCAAGCATCACTCCAACGTAGCATGTAGTAATGTAGGTCTGTCCATTCAAGAGGTGGTCCTGGCACATAAGTCACGACGCACTCAGGCTCAAAGTAGACAGTACCGCTAGCTTCTGCTACTGTCATGCAGAAGTCTAGGTGTTCTTTAGTGCAGAGCATTTTTTCATCAAGAGAACCAATGCGTTCAAAGATTTCAGTCCGTACCAATACACAATGAAACTCGGCTAACTCAGTTTGTGTCCTCTGTAATTGAGGTTTTATGTCTTCTACACGCTTACCTTGTTTGTACATCTTCTCACGCAGATGCCTTCTCCCATAGATATCAGTCACAACGCGGGATTCTCCACCCGCAAAGTGTACTCTTTCGTGCAAGGGTTTCTTTTCACACATGAGGGGTCCAACGACAGTGGCTCCCGTTTCTTCTGCACAGGTTACTAAGGCTTTCAGCCAACCTGGGGTTACCACTACGTCATTATCGACGAAAACTAGATACTTTGTATCAACATAACCTAAACCTATGTTTCGAGCATGATTGGGGGGAAGATAATAATCAGTCCGTATAATTGGAAAGTTTCTTGTTTGTGCCTGCTCTTCAAGATAATGGCGTACTTTTGGAGGTGAATTGCCATCCACGTAGATTAACTTGAAGGGAAATTCAGTGTATTGATAAATACTTTCTAGGGATTCTTGAGTACAGCTAAAGCGTTCACGAGGAACGACAACAATGGTGACTTGTGGATTTTCCTTTGGTGATGACTTTATTTGTGAATTGCCTTTGTTTTCTAGAGAAGCTTGCATGGTTTTAGATGAAGTTAATGACGATATAAGATGGTATTTAATAAAATCAATCTAGACAAAGCTTAGCTGTACAATAACGATTTAAAATGTCTTGTATTTTGTTTGCCATCGTTGCCAATAAATTTGAAAAAACTGCTAATCGATTCATTGTAATCCATCCTTTATCCTAATTATCGTGTAACTTTAACTCGGTTCCATAAGGTAGAAGTAAATCTAGGAAAAATTTTACGTGGAGCAAGTCGCATAGCCCATAAAAGGCTGAAGAAGGCTGCCCTTTTCTGACCGAGTTCGTATGAGCGATAGCTGTGTTCATAAACAAAGTTTCCAAATGTCTTTGGGTGTGCTCTAAAAAGGGAATTATGTTTGTCGATGAGGCGGTGGAAATCAACCTGGCGAAGTGATGAAGCGCGTGAAAGTCGTGGACCTTCGTGTTTTAACTGTCGATAGGTGACAATAGGCAGACCAAGGAGTGAACATACTGGGTTAAGCCTCAAGAACATCTCTGTGTGTTCTCGGGAGCTAAAAGACTCGTCATATCCACCAATCTCAAGAAGGAGTTTGCGTTCTACAACTAGTGTTTGCTTAGAGAGAAACGATTGTCCCGGTTCAATTTCTTCGAGAAAGAAGTGCTTTCCTCGTGGAAGAGTTGGCGGGATACGCTTCCTGAGGACTTTACCATCTGCATTCACAACCTCCATCGTAGAGAGGACAGCTACAGGCTGAGGAAGTGTTGCCTTTTCAAGCGCATCTAGAGAAACTTGAGCCATATGGGGCAACAACTGGTCGTCATCGTCAAGATAGGTAAGGTACTTACCACGCGCCATCTTTGCCCCAGTATTGCGAACGGCTGAAATTCCTCTATTTTTGGGCAGCTGCACGAATTTAAGGCGAGGGTGTTCCGGCAGATGTAGTAGTTTGGTCGAAGCATCGTCAATGACGATGACTTCTATATCTTCTAGAGTTTGTGCCAAAGCACTATTGACAGCGTGAGGAAGCAAGTGAGGGCGGTTATAGGTTGGAATAACTATGCTAAGTAGAGGTTTACTCATTTTTAGGGTCTTCGCTAGTTAGATTGTGGAATTGACACGAACTTATTTAAAGCGTATTTAGGTCACAACTTCAATTAAACAGAATGTAAAACTACTGGTTGCTCAGGCAATATTTGTTGAGGTAATTCTCCTTTAAGCAGTTCTTGGTAGATAAAAACTAACTCATCATTGAGTTTTTCCATATCGTATTTTTCTTCTACTCGTGCACGACCAGCTTTCCCCATTTCTGGCCAAATTTCTGGATGCTCAATAAGATAGCTTAATTTATCTGCAATTGCATCAGCATCTCGTTCAGGAACAAGGAAACCAGAAACACCATCTTCAACTAATTCTGGAATGCCACCGTGAAAAGTACTAATTACAGGTAAACCCATGGCCATAGCCTCTTTTAAAGTATTGACTGGTGCATCTTGATTACCATCTGCTGCTGTTACACTAGGGGCGAGAAAAATTTGAGAATTATCCAGAATTTTTACTAGCTCTTGTTGCTGTTTCCAACCGAGTAATTTGACTAGATTATAAATTTTTAATTCTTTGATTAATTGTTCAAATTGTTGTCGTAATGGACCATCACCAACGATACTAAATTCAATATTTTGGTTGGTGTTTGACAGTTTAGCAACTGCTTTAATACAATACTCTATGCCTTTTTTTTCGACAAGACGACCTGTGGTAACAATTCTTACTTTGCCATCAGCAGGCAACTTACGGGGGGTAAAGGCAAATTTACGACAATCAATTCCTGAACCATGAACAACAATTTTTTGTTCAGGGCAGCCCAATTTAAGTACCCGACCTCGAAAAAATTCGCAGTTGGCTAGGAAAAAGTCTCCTGTTGATAACAGTTGGTCATAAACGTGATCGCCATACTCTTGAATAGCCCGACTAATATCATGACCACGAAAGATGGTAACTAACTTGCCTTGGATAAGACCTATCTTGCGAAAAAATAATCCACTGAGACCGAATGTACCAAATTGGCAGTGGATAATATCGTAAGACTTACTTGGAAGTAGAGGAACAGCTTGATAGATTAATCTTGAAGAAATACCATCTTTACCATACTTAAAAATATTAAAAAATGGCAACAATTTCCAAGATTTTTTATCCAAGTTTGCCAACAACAAATAAAAACATTTTAGCCAGCGTACAATAGGGTTTTTGGGAATAGTGGGAGCATAGTAAGTTTTCTGAATCAGCTTGTATTTTTCGACAATAGGATGGACTTTAGACTTGTCAGCTGTATCACCTTGAAGTGCATAAATATCAACTTGGTGACCACGCTCAATCAAACCAGCAATTTGATTTAATATGAATGTCTCAGATAAGATAGGAAAATGTCCAACAAAAAAAGCTATTTTTAGCATAATTATTCAAGGATAATTTTTTCAATTTTTACTAGAACAGAAAACTGTAATTCTATAATGAATACAGTTTATTTGAGATTTAATTAAAGCTTTTAAGAGTCTAGATAAATGATTGTATTGAGCACTAGTTAAGACAAATGTAACATATTTAAAACTTCAATTAAACAGAATGTAAAACTACTGGTTGCTCAGGCAATATTTGTTGAGGTAATTCTCCTTTAAGCAGTTCTTGGTAGATAAAAACTAACTCATCATTGAGTTTTTCCATATCGTATTTTTCTTCTACTCGTGCACGACCAGCTTTCCCCATTTCTGGCCAAATTTCTGGATGCTCAATAAGATAGCTTAATTTATCTGCAATTGCATCAGCATCTCGTTCAGGAACAAGGAAACCAGAAACACCATCTTCAACTAATTCTGGAATGCCACCGTGAAAAGTACTAATTACAGGTAAACCCATGGCCATAGCCTCTTTTAAAGTATTGACTGGTGCATCTTGATTACCATCTGCTGCTGTTACACTAGGGGCGAGAAAAATTTGAGAATTATCCAGAATTTTTACTAGCTCTTGTTGCTGTTTCCAACCGAGTAATTTGACTAGATTATAAATTTTTAATTCTTTGATTAATTGTTCAAATTGTTGTCGTAATGGACCATCACCAACGATACTAAATTCAATATTTTGGTTGGTGTTTGACAGTTTAGCAACTGCTTTAATACAATACTCTATGCCTTTTTTTTCGACAAGACGACCTGTGGTGGCAATTCTTACTTTGCCATCAGCAGGCAATTTACGGGAGGTAAAGACAAATTTACTACAATCAATTCCTGAACCATGAACAACAATTTTTTGCTCAGGGCAGCCGAGTTGCAGTACCCGACCTCGAAAAAAATCACAGTTGGCTAGAAAAAAATCTCCTGTTTCTAACAGTTGGTCATAAACGTGATCGCCATACTTTTGAATAGCCCAGCTAATGTCATAGCCTCGAAAAGTAGTAATTAACTTTCCTTGGATAATACCTACCTTGCGAAAGAGTAATCCCCTCAGGCCAAATGTACCAAATTGGCAGTGGATAATATCGTAAGACTTGCCCGGTAGTAGGGTCAATGCTTCATAGATTAATCGTAACGAAATCGCATCTCTACCATACTTAAAAAAATTCAAAAATGTCAACAATTTCCAAGATTTTTTATTTATATTTATAATTAATAATAATAAACATTTTAGCAAGCGTACAATATAGTTTTTAGGAATAATGGGAGCATAATAAGTTTTTTCAAAAAGCTTGTATTTTGATACAATAGGGTGGATTTTAGATGTGTCAGCCGTATCACCATGAAGTGCATAGATATCAACTTGGTGACCACGCTCAATCAAACCAGCAATTTGATTTAAGATAAATGCCTCGGATAAAAGAGGAAACTGTCCAAGAAAAAAGGCAAATTTTAGCATAATTATTCAGAGATTAAACTCTTAATAGTGGTAATTAATTTGCGAGGAATTTCACCTCGTGAAAAAACAGATAAGACTATGCCATAGACAACTAGAATGAAAAGCGGTTGCAGTAAAGCTTTTAGGGGCATGGATAAAGGAACAATTGTTGCGGGTACTAAGGCAAGGCAAACTGTAGCAGTTGGTAATAATGTAGGTTTGAGCAAACTTACCAAATTCCATTTAGCAGTGCGGCAAGTAGCTATCCAAAACCAAGCCGTAGCTCCAACACCCATCACTAAAGCAACCGCGATCGCCACTCCTGTAATTCCCCCCAGCCAGGCCCCGACAAAGAAGGTTGGTAGAGAAAGTGGCACCAGAACCCAATTAATTGCTGCATTAATATTGGGCTTATCTAAGGCATTCAAAGTAGTTCCCAAAATAGCCATAAAGATGCGAGCATAGGCAAAAACCAGCAGGATTTGGAAAATGGGCACAACTTCTGTCCAATCTGGACCGTACATCAAAGGAATTAGCCAAGGCGCAACCACAAAACCGATACCGTGAATAGGGGCAGAGACTAAAGCGTATAGTTCGAGCATTCGACGGACATAAATCTTTTGACCCTGGCTATCTTGCTGTGACAGAACTGAAAAATTGACACGATTGAGCCGCGACAGAGCAAACCCTGGTAGCATTGCCAACTGATAGGCCATGTTATAATAGCCTAGCGCTTGAACTCCTAGTAACTTACCAATGATGAAATTGTCACCGTTGGTATTGGCATAAACAGCTAAATTGATCCCAATTAAGCTACTGATATAACTCCGCACTTCTTTAACAGCAGATGAGTCTGGGATGAGGTGGTAAGTAAAGTGATATCGACTAAACCAGTGTTTGAGAGCTGAGCCGACTGTTGCCGATGCGATTGCACCTACAGCAAAAGACCAGACACCACCACCCAGTACAGCACAAATGAATGCACCGCTAAGACGCGCCAAACTTGATGCACCGTTACAGATTGCCAGTTCTCTAAACTTCATCTGTCGCTGTAGTACAGCTGAGTGAGAACCAGCACCTGCCCGAATAAGATAAACAATGGAGGTAAAGGCAATCAGAGGCCACAGTAGGGGTACACCAAAAAACTGGGCAACAAGGAAACCAGCAAGAGCTTGTATGAAAAATAAGCCAACTGAAACATTGACACCTAGACTGTAAACGGCATTGACTAGTTTTTTGTCATCCAATCCGCGCTGAACCAAGACCCCAGCAATTGTAGAGTCTTCAAACAAAGTTGATAGGGTGGTAACTAATAGAACCATTCCCCACACACCAAAGTCATCAGGAGATAAGAGCCGAGCTAGGAAAAGCTGGGTAATAAACTTGGAGAGCTTGGCAAACATAAAGCTCGCACTCACCCACAGACCACTTTTGGCGATCTTTGCAGCATTGATTTGAGCCATAAAACCTCACGCGGAAATCTGAGACAAATACAGTGAGCGGTGGAGAGTTTTATCGTTTGCTAACTCCCTACCCTTGCGCCCCAGTAGCTCCCGCAGCTGTTGGTCTTGGCACAACTGACGTAGAGCTTGGAAAATCTCGTCAGGAGAATTTGGGTTGACTAAGATGCCACTCTCCCCATGAAGAACAGCATCTGTAACACCACCAACCCGCGAAGCAATCACAGGTTTCCCGAAGTAACCAGCTTCTCGATAAACAATGCCAAAACCTTCTATGCTAGCGGCTTGAGCATCAAAGAAGGTGAGCATGGCAAACAGATCACAGGCAGCGTAGTAGCTTGCTAATGCCTCGTTGGGTACATAGCCAGCAAAATGCACCCGCTCTTCCACTCCCTCACGACTAGCTAGAGACTTCAGTTCCGACTCCATCGAACCTCGACCACAAACTAGGTAATGGACATCAAGTCCTTCCTCCAGCAGAAACGGTAAATTTAGGATGATTCGGTCAAAACCCTTACGTCGGATAAGCCGTCCGACAGAAAGAATGACAACTGCTGTTTCAGGAATGTTGTGAGCTTGGCGTACCTGCTTGCGCAACTCATCAGCGCAGTCTAGTTTTCCTTGATTACCAAACTTTTCTGGTCTGACTGTTGGGTTAATAATATAAGTTGGCGTGTCGAACTGAAAATGGTCTTTGAGGTAATCTCGTGTGAAGGAACTATTGCAAACAATCCCTTGGATACGATTGATCGTCCAGCTAAAAAGCGATCGCAACAGGGGGTTTCGCAAAGGACAGAGGAGATCGTCACCGTGTAGGTATGCATAACAGCGGACAGGAAGCAAATAACTCAGTAGCAGTAGTGAAGGGAAATCGTAACCATGACCCCACTCAATGTAACGATAGCGGTAGTGAAAATAGAGTTTGATTCCTAGTACCAGTGACCCAACCATATTGAAAATCTGCCTGAGGAGACTCCCTAATCCCCCAGATTGCAGGAAGTTCGGAACTAGCCAGCGATGCACAGGAAAAGGTTGCCTCTGATCAAAAGCTTGATCCTCCGGACAGGCAGCGGCTAGAACAATCACCCGTTCCGGGTCTTGCAAACAGCGATTGTAGACGTACTCCTCAATTCCGCCCTCCTTCGGAAAGAAAGTACGAGAGATGACCAGAATATCTGGGGAGGAGCTTTGCCCTTGGGCTGAAACATCAAACTGTGCTAGGTTTTGCATTGTGAATTCTGTAATTTAGAGCAAAGTGTAGGCAAATCAGAGTTCAAGCAAGAAAGTGGAGCAATGTTAGCCCATTGGAGTTTGAACTTTGAGCTTTTCTGAGTTGCTCAAGTGTTGAACAATGGCTAAAAATTCAGAAGATGTTTGCTCCCAGTGATAGGAGTTGCTCACTCGCTCCCGCCCTTTTTGTCCCATGTATTGTCTCAACTCAGGGTTGGCAATCAGTTTTGAGAGGGCTTGAGCTAAACGCTGAAAATTAGCCGGGGGAACAAGTAAGCCATTTTCGCCATCTTGAACGAGTTCAGGCATAGCTGAAATATTGGTTGTGATTATTGGCAGACCGAAATACATTGCTTCTAACAGAACAATGCCAAATCCTTCTTTGAGAGAAGGTAGAACAAAAATATGAGAAGACGAATAGAGTTGGTTAAGACCGTCCTGATCAAGTCGGCTATGCAAAATTACATCATCTTTTAGGTCAAGCTTATTGATTAAATTTATGACTTTTCGATGATAATTTTGATTTTTGTCGGTCTTGCCAACGATATGGATTTTAACGCCTTGTCGTTCCACTTGCGAAAATGCTTCGATTAAGTAAATAATTCCTTTTCTTGGAATACAATGTCCAACACATAAAATTTTTAGTTCACTATGATTTTTATCTAAATTTTTAGTTGCTTCTAGAGTTTCTCTTTTTAATGCTGGTGGTAAAACAAAGATTGATTTTGTTCCGATGTTTAGGGAAGTTATTTCTTTTTCGGAAAATTTACTATTAGTGACAATTATATCTGCCCAACAAAGACAAGCTTTTTCTTGGTATCGATAAAATATTTTCTTCAATAAAAACTTGCTTTGACTATTATAGTCGTCGAAATGATGCAAAATAATGATGATTTTACCATTCTTATTAAAGATTTTATGAATTAAATTAAAAAGAAGCAAATAACGACTAAAGTAATGGTCTTCTACAATTAGTCCATTGCATCGATTAGTCAATAGGATGACCATGATTAAGTTAACGATTAGATCGCCGATAAGCGGTATCCAAGCAAGTTTGAATAAATAGCGTTTGGCATGTAGATTAATATAGTCAGGAGCTAGACCTGATTTTTTTAGCCGCTCATAAAGCTTGTAGTTGTAATATTCTCCACCGGTATTGGGAGGAAAGGCTCCCGTGAGAAAAGAAATGCGATTCATCTGTCTAAGAAAATGATGTTTATGTTGTATTAGTGGGAAGTGGGAGGGGATTTTACCTTTACCGACTTCGATGGCGGCTGCGTCTGAGAGTATCTACAACGAAACTCTCTTCAGCTATCGGGTGCTAACCCTGTAATTCTCATAATTCCTTTGGCGTAGTGTTCTACACCACAATGGGTTTCAACCCACTGGTTGCCTTTGGCAAGTAACTCTGGAGTCGTTGGGGAATTGATCACCTTAACCAGGGTTTCAGCCGCAGCCATAGGATCGTTGGGTTCAACTGTCCACTCCGGTGCAAAGTTTTGCAAAATCTCGTTAATTCCCCCAGTATTACTACCCACGACTGGTACACCACAGGCGATCGCTTCCACAACAGTGCGACCAAAAGGTTCCCGTGGAGCTAAGCTAACTACTACATCGGCATACTTGTAATAGTCTTCAATGGCAAATGTAGGTGGCAAAATTGTAAAACGGTCTGCTACTCCTGATTTTTCAGCACTTTCTAACAAAGTACGAGTATGGATTTGACCAGGAGATTTATCTTCGCCGATTATTACTCCGTGATAGAAGTGACCCTGGGCTTTGAGCTGAGCTAACACAGGAATTAAGGCACGCAAGTTTTTATCATTGACAATCCCTGGCTGATTAAGGCGCGAAGGGGTAAGCATGATACGTGCACCAGAGTTGAGTATAGGTTGTAAGTTTTCTGGAGGAGAACCAGTAGGTGGTTTATTGTTGAACTGTTCTGTGTCCACTGGTTGATAGAGAATTCCTCGAATATCCGGCATCAGTTTATGGACATGATTAGCCGTAAATTGGGAATTGCAGATAGCAGCAGGAGCGAGGCAAGTAAAAGTGACTTTTCTAGCTAAGTAACCAAAAGGGTTGTGTGAAAGAGCCAAATCATGGCAAAAATGATAGACAGGGCGCTGGCTAAGGCGGAGTTTTGGCGAAGCTTTGAGTAAGATGGGTAAATAACTGCGCCAAACCAAATTATCCAGCAGTACAGGCCAATCTTTCGGTTGCTGAGCTACCCATTGAAGCGCCTGCTGCAAAAACCGACGTTTGCCCTGACGAGGAATTGACTGAATAACAGATTCTTGACCTGCATCTTTTAAATACCTTTCTAGTAAAGAATCTGCACGAACTAAGACGCATAACTGCTCAGAGACATCACAAAGTTGAAATCCTTTAATTAGTAGTGAAAGACTCACTGTCATACCACCCAAACTACTCCAGTAGGCAGGTATAACTATTATTTTTTTTGTCTCTCTAGACTTACTATTAGAATTATTGTAGTAATTCGACAAAGTTTTAACAAGCATCTTTGATTAGAGAAACTTTTAGATTGATAGCTGAATAAACAAGTGTCTATAACTTAACTTGTTTTGCCAGAAATTTCATAATTTTTGGGTTGTTTACCTGTCAGCTTAAATCGCAAGTAGCGGCTCGGACCAAAGCGGAGGAATACCATTCCTTCTGCAGGGGATAGAGAACAAATTCCTCTGCGCATCAGCCTCTCGATAGTATCTTTTAGGGGATGACCGATAGCCAGACTTTCTTGTAGGGTAAACCAAATAATTTGCAGGACTTTTTTCCAGGATACTCCACCTTCCTCTATAGCTTGAAAGCTGAGATAATCGGAGTCTCTATTGATATCAAATCTTTGATTGATGCCAACATCTACAGCAGCTTGGTTTATGCATTTAGCGGTGTCCTCGCGTTGCTCGATTAAATAAGGAATATTGTTAGTTTGTCCTCGCCTGTTTTTTCCGTGCTTCCGATAAAACATCAGTGGTTCTTTGATACAACCAACTTTTCCATAAAAAGGAATAGTGGCAGTTAAGTAGGTATCAGCAGCACGAGGACGTTTAGGAAGCGGTGCAACCTGGTCTATGGCGTAGCGACGGTAAGATAAAGCAGAAGTGATTGCCCAGGCATATCTTCCCCATTGCAGCAGCAAAGGTCTGACATCACCTTGACTGAAAAAATTAGGATCGCGACCGATAATATTACCCTCTCGATCTATTGAAACACGCCCGTGAGAAATTTGCACCCATTCAGGATGAGCAACAAAGGCTGCTACTACTTTTGCTAACTTCTCTGGGTGAAAGTAATCATCAGAATCAAGGAAGCAAACTATTTCACCTTTTGCCTTAGCAAGACCAGCATTAAAAGCTGCTCCCTGTCCTGCATTTTCTTGAAAAACAGGAATTAGTTTATCCTGATAATATTTGATGACATCCCGTGAATTATCAGTTGAACCATCATCAACAACAATCAATTCAAAGTTGCGGTAACTCTGATTTAAAACACTTTCTATTGCTTGAGCAATAAAACGACCATAGTTGTAATTACCAATGATAATGCTAACTAAAGTAGTTTGGCCAGCATCAAGAGGTTTTTTGTTTACTGAATTAAATGGCTTTATCATATTTTTAAATAAGTTTTATTTTGTCTAAAATTCAGTTGCTGTGGTGAGCTTTGCATGAGTACGCCGAGCAAACTAATTGGCATTACGGGCAGTTCAATTTCCATCACGCAAAAGGTTAAGCTGAAGACTATAAAAATTAACAAGCCAGCCATTGGTCTATCTGACCTTGTTTTGTAAATGCCAAGAATTAGTGATGTCCAAGAGATGGCAAAAAGACTAGTTCCAATCACACCAGAGCGGTAGAGTAAAGTACCAAGTATAAAACTGTGAGAACCAACTACAGCAGGCGCATATCCTGGTAAAACTCCTTCTCCCGTCTTAACATGACCTAGTAAAAAAACAGTGTTGGAGCTATTCACAATACCATCTATAGTTCTTCGGTAGATTTCCCCTCGCACTTCTGTAGAATCAGCACGAGCCTCACCTGCTGCTTCTGCTGTACCGACTACACTGTTGAAGACGATATTAGTAACTGGGGGAATAGAAAGGGTAGTAAAACTGGTAACGGCAATTAAACCACAAAGAAACCATACTCCAAAAGCCTGACCAGCAGTAAGTAAGTAACGCAGACACAGTACTAGAGGTAAAGTGAGAACAACTGAGCGAGTTCCGCTCGTCAGAATTATAAAAATAGAGGCTGAAAAGAGAAGTACAGACCAAAGACGATTTTTGAGATCCAGAGCTAGTAAACTCGTAAAACCAACTGTTAAAGCCAAAGATTCTGGGCCTGGAAAAAAATAAACATAACGCACTAGTCCAGGTAGTATAGCTTCATCAGTAGGAAAGTAAGGCATTAGATAGTTGCTATTACCAGCTCCAGGTACATAAACTCTGCTCTTACCAGTAATAAAACCATATAGAGAGCGTGGCGGATCGTAGTATGCTTGATGCCAAACAAAGAAAATAACTACCCAAAGAACTACCATCAGGGCAACTACAACTGAAAAAGCCCAAGCAACTATTTGCCAACGAACACGTAAGTTTTTGCTTTGAATATACCAAAGTGTGATTGCAGGTCCAATCCAACTATTAAGTACTGAAAATACTCCGTTAGGACCGAGGGTATCATTATGATACACAGCATAAAAGTATCTAGCGATTAGAGTATAAACACCATACGCTAAAAATAAAACGGCAGCTACACTAGGACGACGCCAACGCACTTCCCCACGAGTATATTTTTCGTAGGCAATTAAGCCAATGCCGATCAGAAACATAAAATGCTTCCACCCTAGCAACCACCAAAGAGGTGTTAGAGCAACTAAGAGACAAACTACTTTTTCTGTTTGGGTTAAAATACTCCAACGAGGCAACAAACCAGAAAAAAGGCGATCGCTATCTTGATCTTGCGTCCTTCTTTGATAAAAACCAGGTAAATAGTTTGGCTGTCTCATGAGCTGACCTCAGCGATTTTGTGCCCGTAAAGATAGCCTTCAGGCTGTGTATCCACACCATTGACGACTAGACCGAGAATCTGAGCTCTATGTCGCATAAGTTGCTCAAGGGTATCTCTAAAGGGGTTGCGATTGCTTTTACCGAGCCAAACGACGAGCAATACATTGGGCACAACGCTTGCCATTAGGGCAGCTTCACTGGTTAGACTAACTGGAGCGCTATCAATAAGTATGTAGTCGTAATGACCACTACCTTGAGCAGCACTCAGACACTCCTCAAAACTTCCCCGAGCGACAAACTCAGCAATCTTATCCTCGTCGGGTCTTAGGGATAATAGATCAAGACCTGGTCGTATTTGGACTGGTG includes:
- a CDS encoding glycosyltransferase family 2 protein, encoding MQASLENKGNSQIKSSPKENPQVTIVVVPRERFSCTQESLESIYQYTEFPFKLIYVDGNSPPKVRHYLEEQAQTRNFPIIRTDYYLPPNHARNIGLGYVDTKYLVFVDNDVVVTPGWLKALVTCAEETGATVVGPLMCEKKPLHERVHFAGGESRVVTDIYGRRHLREKMYKQGKRVEDIKPQLQRTQTELAEFHCVLVRTEIFERIGSLDEKMLCTKEHLDFCMTVAEASGTVYFEPECVVTYVPGPPLEWTDLHYYMLRWSDAWTLKSLNHLLEKWNLTENSYFKSKYKKLGGRRRATILKPLSRRLSFGLENRLLNKVLNALDRVLNHYLTAHYAKNHLHLKEQAVTPLEP
- a CDS encoding glycosyltransferase family 2 protein, whose product is MSKPLLSIVIPTYNRPHLLPHAVNSALAQTLEDIEVIVIDDASTKLLHLPEHPRLKFVQLPKNRGISAVRNTGAKMARGKYLTYLDDDDQLLPHMAQVSLDALEKATLPQPVAVLSTMEVVNADGKVLRKRIPPTLPRGKHFFLEEIEPGQSFLSKQTLVVERKLLLEIGGYDESFSSREHTEMFLRLNPVCSLLGLPIVTYRQLKHEGPRLSRASSLRQVDFHRLIDKHNSLFRAHPKTFGNFVYEHSYRSYELGQKRAAFFSLLWAMRLAPRKIFPRFTSTLWNRVKVTR
- a CDS encoding glycosyltransferase translates to MLKIAFFVGHFPILSETFILNQIAGLIERGHQVDIYALQGDTADKSKVHPIVEKYKLIQKTYYAPTIPKNPIVRWLKCFYLLLANLDKKSWKLLPFFNIFKYGKDGISSRLIYQAVPLLPSKSYDIIHCQFGTFGLSGLFFRKIGLIQGKLVTIFRGHDISRAIQEYGDHVYDQLLSTGDFFLANCEFFRGRVLKLGCPEQKIVVHGSGIDCRKFAFTPRKLPADGKVRIVTTGRLVEKKGIEYCIKAVAKLSNTNQNIEFSIVGDGPLRQQFEQLIKELKIYNLVKLLGWKQQQELVKILDNSQIFLAPSVTAADGNQDAPVNTLKEAMAMGLPVISTFHGGIPELVEDGVSGFLVPERDADAIADKLSYLIEHPEIWPEMGKAGRARVEEKYDMEKLNDELVFIYQELLKGELPQQILPEQPVVLHSV
- a CDS encoding glycosyltransferase translates to MLKFAFFLGQFPLLSEAFILNQIAGLIERGHQVDIYALHGDTADTSKIHPIVSKYKLFEKTYYAPIIPKNYIVRLLKCLLLLIININKKSWKLLTFLNFFKYGRDAISLRLIYEALTLLPGKSYDIIHCQFGTFGLRGLLFRKVGIIQGKLITTFRGYDISWAIQKYGDHVYDQLLETGDFFLANCDFFRGRVLQLGCPEQKIVVHGSGIDCSKFVFTSRKLPADGKVRIATTGRLVEKKGIEYCIKAVAKLSNTNQNIEFSIVGDGPLRQQFEQLIKELKIYNLVKLLGWKQQQELVKILDNSQIFLAPSVTAADGNQDAPVNTLKEAMAMGLPVISTFHGGIPELVEDGVSGFLVPERDADAIADKLSYLIEHPEIWPEMGKAGRARVEEKYDMEKLNDELVFIYQELLKGELPQQILPEQPVVLHSV
- a CDS encoding oligosaccharide flippase family protein, encoding MAQINAAKIAKSGLWVSASFMFAKLSKFITQLFLARLLSPDDFGVWGMVLLVTTLSTLFEDSTIAGVLVQRGLDDKKLVNAVYSLGVNVSVGLFFIQALAGFLVAQFFGVPLLWPLIAFTSIVYLIRAGAGSHSAVLQRQMKFRELAICNGASSLARLSGAFICAVLGGGVWSFAVGAIASATVGSALKHWFSRYHFTYHLIPDSSAVKEVRSYISSLIGINLAVYANTNGDNFIIGKLLGVQALGYYNMAYQLAMLPGFALSRLNRVNFSVLSQQDSQGQKIYVRRMLELYALVSAPIHGIGFVVAPWLIPLMYGPDWTEVVPIFQILLVFAYARIFMAILGTTLNALDKPNINAAINWVLVPLSLPTFFVGAWLGGITGVAIAVALVMGVGATAWFWIATCRTAKWNLVSLLKPTLLPTATVCLALVPATIVPLSMPLKALLQPLFILVVYGIVLSVFSRGEIPRKLITTIKSLISE
- a CDS encoding glycosyltransferase family 4 protein yields the protein MQNLAQFDVSAQGQSSSPDILVISRTFFPKEGGIEEYVYNRCLQDPERVIVLAAACPEDQAFDQRQPFPVHRWLVPNFLQSGGLGSLLRQIFNMVGSLVLGIKLYFHYRYRYIEWGHGYDFPSLLLLSYLLPVRCYAYLHGDDLLCPLRNPLLRSLFSWTINRIQGIVCNSSFTRDYLKDHFQFDTPTYIINPTVRPEKFGNQGKLDCADELRKQVRQAHNIPETAVVILSVGRLIRRKGFDRIILNLPFLLEEGLDVHYLVCGRGSMESELKSLASREGVEERVHFAGYVPNEALASYYAACDLFAMLTFFDAQAASIEGFGIVYREAGYFGKPVIASRVGGVTDAVLHGESGILVNPNSPDEIFQALRQLCQDQQLRELLGRKGRELANDKTLHRSLYLSQISA
- a CDS encoding glycosyltransferase family 4 protein, which encodes MNRISFLTGAFPPNTGGEYYNYKLYERLKKSGLAPDYINLHAKRYLFKLAWIPLIGDLIVNLIMVILLTNRCNGLIVEDHYFSRYLLLFNLIHKIFNKNGKIIIILHHFDDYNSQSKFLLKKIFYRYQEKACLCWADIIVTNSKFSEKEITSLNIGTKSIFVLPPALKRETLEATKNLDKNHSELKILCVGHCIPRKGIIYLIEAFSQVERQGVKIHIVGKTDKNQNYHRKVINLINKLDLKDDVILHSRLDQDGLNQLYSSSHIFVLPSLKEGFGIVLLEAMYFGLPIITTNISAMPELVQDGENGLLVPPANFQRLAQALSKLIANPELRQYMGQKGRERVSNSYHWEQTSSEFLAIVQHLSNSEKLKVQTPMG